A genomic stretch from Desulfolutivibrio sulfodismutans DSM 3696 includes:
- the leuB gene encoding 3-isopropylmalate dehydrogenase, producing the protein MKYKLCVLPGDGIGPEIVAQAERVLGKVGEVFGHEFTCETHLIGGAAIDATGGPLPEATLAAAKASDAVLLGAVGGPKWDAIDKAVRPEKGLLGIRKELGLFANLRPARLFPELAASCCLRPDIVGQGLDVVVVRELTGGAYFGQPRGEEMRGGERVAFNTMLYAESEIRRIAKVGFETARKRGKKLCSVDKANVLEVSQLWREVVVEESKNYPDVELSHMYVDNAAMQLVRAPSQFDVIVTENLFGDILSDEAAIITGSIGMLPSASLGAGGPGLYEPIHGSAPDIAGKDLANPLATILSISMMFVHSFGLTDEAAAVDKAVAEVLREGFRTGDIMGAGKTEKRVGCAEMGGLVAERIRR; encoded by the coding sequence ATGAAATACAAGCTGTGCGTGTTGCCGGGAGACGGCATCGGCCCCGAGATCGTGGCCCAGGCGGAGAGGGTGCTCGGGAAGGTGGGCGAGGTGTTCGGGCATGAGTTTACGTGTGAGACGCACCTGATCGGCGGCGCGGCCATCGACGCCACAGGGGGGCCGTTGCCGGAGGCCACGCTGGCGGCGGCCAAGGCCTCTGATGCCGTGCTTCTGGGGGCCGTGGGCGGTCCCAAGTGGGACGCCATCGACAAGGCTGTGCGCCCCGAGAAGGGGCTTTTGGGCATCCGTAAGGAACTGGGGCTTTTCGCCAACCTGCGTCCGGCCAGGCTTTTTCCCGAGCTTGCGGCCTCCTGCTGCCTGCGCCCGGACATCGTGGGCCAGGGCTTGGACGTGGTGGTGGTGCGCGAGCTCACCGGCGGGGCCTATTTCGGGCAGCCCCGGGGCGAGGAGATGCGCGGAGGCGAACGCGTGGCCTTTAACACCATGCTCTATGCCGAATCCGAGATCCGGCGCATCGCCAAGGTGGGCTTTGAAACGGCCCGCAAGCGCGGCAAAAAGCTGTGCTCCGTGGACAAGGCCAACGTCCTTGAGGTGTCGCAGTTGTGGCGCGAGGTGGTTGTAGAGGAGTCAAAAAACTATCCGGATGTGGAGCTGTCCCACATGTATGTGGACAACGCGGCCATGCAACTGGTGCGCGCCCCGTCCCAGTTCGACGTCATCGTCACCGAGAACCTCTTCGGCGACATCCTGTCCGACGAGGCGGCCATCATCACCGGGTCCATCGGCATGTTGCCCTCGGCGTCGCTTGGCGCGGGCGGCCCGGGCCTGTACGAGCCGATCCATGGTTCCGCCCCGGACATCGCCGGGAAGGATTTGGCCAATCCCTTGGCCACGATCCTGTCCATCTCCATGATGTTCGTGCATTCCTTCGGCCTGACGGACGAGGCGGCGGCTGTGGACAAGGCCGTGGCCGAGGTGCTTCGCGAGGGCTTCCGCACCGGGGACATCATGGGCGCGGGGAAGACGGAAAAACGCGTGGGCTGCGCCGAGATGGGCGGCCTTGTGGCCGAACGCATCCGCCGGTAG
- a CDS encoding 3-isopropylmalate dehydratase small subunit, producing the protein MFHGKAHKVGAHIDTDAIIPAKFLVTTDPVELGANCMSGLEPGWVDRVQKGDVLVAGENFGCGSSREHAPVAILGAGIPVVAAHSFARIFYRNGFNMGLTLLEIGDGVEKIHDGDELRVDADAGVIENVTTGEKIPCAPVPAFMREILDRGGLAGYVKDKLQAGAQS; encoded by the coding sequence ATGTTCCATGGAAAGGCGCACAAGGTCGGGGCCCACATTGACACCGACGCCATCATACCGGCCAAGTTTTTAGTCACCACGGACCCCGTGGAGCTCGGCGCGAACTGCATGTCCGGCCTTGAGCCGGGCTGGGTGGACCGGGTGCAAAAGGGCGATGTGCTGGTGGCCGGGGAGAACTTCGGCTGCGGCTCGTCGCGGGAGCACGCCCCGGTGGCGATCCTGGGGGCCGGGATTCCCGTTGTCGCGGCGCACAGCTTCGCCAGGATTTTCTACAGGAACGGGTTCAATATGGGCCTGACGCTCCTGGAGATCGGCGACGGGGTGGAGAAGATCCATGACGGCGACGAGCTGCGTGTGGACGCTGACGCCGGGGTCATCGAGAACGTGACCACGGGGGAAAAGATCCCCTGCGCCCCGGTACCCGCCTTCATGCGTGAGATTTTGGACAGGGGCGGTCTGGCCGGATATGTGAAAGACAAGCTGCAGGCGGGGGCGCAATCATGA
- the leuC gene encoding 3-isopropylmalate dehydratase large subunit: protein MRRTLAEKILALHSGEEDVTPGRIVRCPLTLVLANDITAPLAIKAMAKMGADTVFDREKVVIVCDHFTPNKDIDSAEQVKFCREFAVKMGLMNYFEGGNVGVEHALLPELGLVGPGDVIVGGDSHTCTYGGLGAFATGLGSTDIGAAMALGETWFKVPPTIKVILTGTLAPFVGAKDLMLKLIGMLGVSGALYKALEFTGPLCAELSVEGRMTMANMAIEAGGKVGLFASDEKTVAYAAAHHRPGAPMLAADPGAAYEREVEIDATGMSPQVACPHLPDNVRPVEELGDIAIHQAVIGSCTNGRIEDLRAAAAILKGKKAAKNVRLIILPATPAIWKQALAEGLLETFMDCGAIVGPPTCGPCLGGHMGILAGGERAIATTNRNFKGRMGSLDSEVYLASPAVAAASALTGVITHPAAV from the coding sequence ATGCGCCGCACTTTAGCCGAAAAGATCCTCGCCCTGCACAGCGGCGAGGAGGACGTCACCCCGGGGCGCATCGTGCGTTGCCCCCTGACCCTGGTCCTGGCCAACGACATCACCGCCCCCCTGGCCATCAAGGCCATGGCCAAAATGGGCGCGGACACGGTCTTTGACCGGGAAAAGGTGGTCATCGTCTGCGACCACTTCACCCCCAATAAAGACATCGACTCCGCCGAGCAGGTCAAGTTCTGCCGCGAGTTCGCCGTGAAAATGGGACTTATGAACTATTTCGAGGGCGGAAATGTGGGCGTGGAGCACGCTTTGCTGCCCGAGCTGGGCCTCGTGGGGCCAGGCGACGTCATCGTCGGCGGCGACTCCCACACCTGCACCTACGGCGGCCTGGGCGCGTTCGCCACGGGCCTGGGCTCAACCGACATCGGCGCGGCCATGGCCCTGGGCGAGACCTGGTTCAAGGTGCCGCCGACCATCAAGGTCATCCTCACCGGAACCCTGGCCCCCTTTGTCGGGGCCAAAGACCTCATGCTGAAGCTCATCGGCATGCTCGGCGTCTCCGGCGCGCTTTACAAGGCCCTGGAATTCACCGGGCCCCTGTGTGCCGAACTCTCCGTCGAGGGCCGCATGACCATGGCCAACATGGCCATCGAGGCCGGAGGCAAGGTGGGCCTTTTCGCCTCGGACGAAAAGACCGTGGCCTACGCCGCCGCCCACCATCGTCCCGGCGCGCCCATGCTCGCCGCCGATCCCGGCGCGGCCTACGAGCGCGAGGTCGAAATCGACGCCACCGGCATGTCGCCCCAGGTGGCCTGTCCGCATCTGCCCGACAACGTCCGGCCCGTGGAGGAACTCGGCGACATCGCCATCCATCAGGCCGTCATCGGCTCCTGCACCAACGGCCGCATCGAAGATCTGCGCGCCGCCGCCGCCATCCTCAAAGGCAAAAAGGCCGCCAAAAACGTGCGCCTGATCATCCTGCCGGCCACGCCCGCCATCTGGAAGCAGGCCCTGGCCGAAGGCCTGCTCGAAACCTTCATGGACTGCGGGGCCATCGTCGGGCCGCCCACCTGCGGGCCCTGCCTGGGCGGGCACATGGGCATCCTGGCCGGAGGCGAGCGGGCCATCGCCACCACCAACCGCAACTTCAAGGGCCGTATGGGAAGCCTGGACAGCGAAGTCTACCTGGCCAGCCCTGCCGTGGCCGCCGCCAGCGCCCTGACGGGGGTCATCACCCACCCGGCGGCCGTGTAG
- a CDS encoding substrate-binding periplasmic protein, whose protein sequence is MGRQPSPLFAPLFLALAIFVAAPAAMAQSEPLTVLVFHRPPYYVVEKGHHFGGFLLDYTKNVLDAARIPFRFEEAPPKRILKTLEEGAMAACAVGWFKTAEREAYARFSDPIFTGSPMGVAVRTDILRTLPHAPTADALLRPGMRLGLRQGFSYGDWLDAKLSEHRHAADLTVAENDQLLEMIARGRIDYTFIGPEEYAWLVSRHPELQKKTRFMALGGVPPETPRHIMCGKNVPPEIITRINEAIRTLPPPVALSNGHGNGRSRP, encoded by the coding sequence ATGGGCCGCCAGCCGTCGCCACTTTTCGCGCCACTTTTTCTGGCTCTGGCCATTTTCGTCGCCGCCCCGGCGGCCATGGCCCAAAGCGAGCCGCTCACGGTGCTGGTTTTCCACCGGCCCCCCTATTACGTCGTGGAAAAAGGCCATCATTTCGGTGGCTTTCTCCTCGACTACACCAAAAACGTCCTCGACGCGGCCCGCATCCCCTTCCGTTTCGAGGAGGCCCCGCCCAAACGCATCCTCAAGACCCTGGAAGAGGGCGCCATGGCCGCGTGCGCCGTGGGCTGGTTCAAAACCGCAGAGCGCGAGGCCTATGCCCGCTTCAGCGACCCCATCTTTACCGGCAGCCCCATGGGGGTGGCCGTGCGAACCGATATCTTGCGGACGCTTCCCCATGCCCCCACGGCCGACGCCCTGCTGCGGCCCGGCATGCGCCTGGGACTACGCCAGGGGTTTTCTTACGGCGACTGGCTGGATGCCAAGCTTTCCGAGCATCGCCACGCCGCCGACCTGACCGTGGCCGAAAACGACCAGCTTTTGGAAATGATCGCCCGGGGACGCATCGACTACACCTTCATCGGCCCCGAGGAATACGCCTGGCTGGTTTCGAGGCATCCCGAGCTACAAAAGAAAACCCGCTTCATGGCCCTGGGCGGCGTCCCCCCGGAGACGCCGCGCCACATCATGTGCGGCAAAAACGTCCCCCCGGAAATCATCACGCGCATCAACGAGGCCATCCGAACCCTGCCGCCCCCCGTCGCCCTTTCAAACGGCCACGGCAACGGCCGGTCCAGGCCGTAA